Proteins encoded together in one Impatiens glandulifera chromosome 1, dImpGla2.1, whole genome shotgun sequence window:
- the LOC124922702 gene encoding WAT1-related protein At5g07050-like: MDIRHGCFFNFLKSSKPYLFMISLQFGYAGMNIITKVSLNHGMSHYVLVVYRHAIATAVIAPFAIFLERKGRPKITFKTFSQIFILGLLGPVIDQNFYYAGLKYTSPTFACAMSNMLPAMTFILAVIFRMEKISLKKMIYQVKVAGTAVTVAGAMLMTLYKGPIVELFWSKHAHGNGSGSEAGTSNDKDWLKGSILLIIATFAWASLFILQKAALKTYEIHQLTLTTLVCFMGTLQAIAVTFVMEHKISVWSIGWDMNLLAAVYAGVVSSSISYYVQGLVMKEKGPVFATAFSPLMMIVVAIMGSLILAEKIYLGGVVGSILIVIGLYAVLWGKYKEGKESKEVQKTTGNILGCHETKVVDIEEGGNGALELQKEDVDKKQKLPS, from the exons atggacatTCGCCATGGATGCTTCTTCAACTTCTTGAAAAGCTCCAAGCCATACTTATTCATGATATCACTACAATTCGGGTATGCCGGAATGAATATCATAACTAAGGTTTCCCTAAACCACGGTATGAGTCACTATGTTCTTGTTGTTTATCGTCATGCCATTGCAACCGCTGTCATCGCCCCTTTCGCCATCTTCCTTGAAAG GAAAGGAAGGCCAAAGATCACATTCAAGACTTTCTCCCAAATCTTTATTCTTGGACTACTTGG GCCTGTGATCGATCAAAATTTCTACTATGCGGGTCTCAAGTATACATCTCCAACTTTCGCTTGTGCGATGAGCAACATGCTCCCCGCCATGACGTTTATTTTGGCGGTTATTTTCAG GATGGAGAAAATAAGCTTAAAGAAGATGATATACCAAGTAAAGGTGGCAGGAACAGCTGTAACAGTGGCTGGGGCTATGTTAATGACCTTATACAAAGGCCCCATTGTGGAATTGTTCTGGTCCAAACATGCCCATGGAAATGGCAGTGGAAGTGAAGCAGGAACATCAAATGATAAAGACTGGCTTAAGGGTTCCATTCTTCTAATCATTGCCACCTTTGCTTGGGCTTCCCTTTTCATCCTTCAG AAGGCAGCTTTGAAGACATATGAGATACATCAACTTACACTAACAACTTTAGTATGCTTCATGGGCACACTTCAGGCTATTGCTGTCACCTTTGTTATGGAGCACAAAATCTCTGTTTGGTCAATTGGATGGGACATGAACCTTCTTGCTGCTGTCTATGCG GGTGTTGTGTCATCGAGCATCTCCTACTATGTACAAGGGCTAGTGATGAAAGAAAAAGGACCAGTTTTTGCAACTGCTTTCAGCCCTCTAATGATGATTGTTGTAGCTATCATGGGTTCACTCATCTTGGCTGAAAAGATTTACCTTGGAgg TGTGGTTGGGTCAATTTTGATTGTTATTGGACTGTATGCTGTGTTGTGGGGAAAGTACAAGGAAGGAAAAGAATCCAAAGAAGTTCAGAAAACAACAGGAAACATTCTTGGCTGCCATGAGACAAAGGTAGTAGACATTGAAGAAGGTGGAAATGGAGCACTTGAATTGCAGAAAGAAGATGTTGATAAGAAACAGAAGCTTCCCTCATGA